The Megalobrama amblycephala isolate DHTTF-2021 linkage group LG7, ASM1881202v1, whole genome shotgun sequence genome window below encodes:
- the LOC125273105 gene encoding B-cell receptor CD22: MYPPKSVSVSINPPGEIVSGDSVTLICSSDSNPPALNFSWFKGGTFVGSGRIFNISKISSDDSGEYKCRSINEHGEKYSDAVTLNVMSVRCFSSVAVAVAAGVGVLLGGASGAFIMYICLTRRMKRRSAVKEISDPNEDTYTALELKSTTSDLYDTLTTVHPRAPEDSCRTLDPQSFSKHENPSINRKMLQ; this comes from the exons atgt ATCCTCCCAAAAGCGTCTCGGTGTCCATCAATCCAcctggtgaaatagtgtcaggagattcagtgactctgatctgcagcagtgattcaaaccctcctgctctgaacttcagctggtttaaaggaggaacgtttgtaggatctggaagaatcttcaacatctcaaagatcagctctgatgacagtggagaatacaagtgcagatccatcaatgaacatggagagaaatactCTGATGCTGTGACTTTAAATGTCATGT CAGTCAGATGCTTCTCGTCTGTAGCTGTAGCTgttgctgctggtgttggtgtTTTACTCGGTGGAGCATCAGGTGCTTTCATCATGTACATCTG TCTTACTAGAAGGATGAAAAGAAGATCTGCTGTGAAGGAG ATCTCTGATCCCAATGAAGACACATATACAGCTCTTGAGCTCAAGTCCACGACCTCTGACCTGTACGACACACTCACA aCGGTTCATCCCAGAGCTCCTGAAGACTCCTGCAGGACTCTTGATCCTCAGAGCTTTtctaaacatgagaatccatca ATCAACAGGAAGATGCTGCAGTAA
- the LOC125271285 gene encoding protein turtle-like, with the protein MSFNTIYLMLMLVRMAPALPLIFLLMIHRVSSAGWGVSYSPSHICALKDSSVIMNCTYTYPTGHQIMRVFWTKGEDGEYQDLSEDPEYSQRLQYLGDKQQNCTIRLSHVTLNDSHMYYFRFITDKDDGKWTGDPGVSLTVTDLQVESPERVTEGDSVRLTCKSSCTLTDRATFIWYRNSQPLTERRDRNNELLLQSVRREDAGRYSCAVHGHNHISPAVQLNVMCEYRFSFLFKVVFEKQAEFDTTYL; encoded by the exons ATGAGCTTCAACACG ATATATTTGATGCTGATGTTGGTCAGAATGGCTCCTGCTCTTCCTCTGATCTTTCTGCTCATGATTCACA GGGTTTCTAGTGCTGGTTGGGGTGTGAGTTACAGTCCTTCACACATCTGTGCTCTAAAGGACTCATCAgtgataatgaactgcacttatacatacCCTACTGGACATCAGATCATGAGAGTGTTCTGGACCAAAGGTGAGGATGGAGAGTATCAAGATCTCTCTGAGGACCCTGAATACAGTCAGAGGCTTCAGTATCTGGGAGATAAACAGCAGAACTGCACCATCAGActgagtcatgtgacactgaacgaTTCACACATGTACTATTTCAGATTCATCACTGATAAAGATGATGGTAAATGGACTGGTGATCCAGGAGTGTCTCTTACTGTCACAG atcttcaggtggagtctcctgagagagtgacagagggagattcagtccgtCTGACATGTAAAAGCAGCTGCACTCTGACTGACAGAGCAACATTCATCTGGTACAGAAACTCACAGCCATTAACTGAGAGAAGAGACAGAAACAATGAACTCCTGCTGCAGTCAGTCAGAAGAGAGGATGCAGGCAGATATAGCTGTGCTGTACACGGACACAATCACATCTCTCCTGCTGTTCAGCTCAATGTCATGTGTGAGTACAGATTCAGTTTTCTCTTTAAAGTTGTTTTTGAAAAGCAAGCAGAGTTTGACACTACATATCTCTGA